A DNA window from Fragaria vesca subsp. vesca linkage group LG3, FraVesHawaii_1.0, whole genome shotgun sequence contains the following coding sequences:
- the LOC101291616 gene encoding uncharacterized protein LOC101291616 — protein MGISFSCPFSEECDLESGLESVTVKSISFGDDEVKTPVRSVSFNRGDAEPSIMRALGSGKMTLEASVSFKGDELKKMGLLKQKSIVITSVSSLCKEVDIGSVSSISKEMDIQSPRSDSLVGMIRPFQTDFTNPKHMAAIKLQKVYKSFRTRRKLADCAVLVEQSWWKLLDFAELKRSSISFFEIEKHETAISRWSRARTRAAKVGKGLSKNSKAQKLALQHWLEAIDPRHRYGHNLHFYYVKWLHCQSREPFFYWLDIGEGKEVNLEKCPRSKLQQQCIKYLGPMERMAYEVVVEDGRLFYKQSGELLHTFGENEDAKWIFVLSTSKILYVGKKQKGTFQHSSFLAGGATSAAGRLVIENGIIKAVWPHSGHYRPTEENFRDFVSFLEENNVDLTDVKMSPVDEEEDSLSKKRISAHLRSYSAEEESIPDLCDLKTENPIVRDSSRETDSMVQAVAMESKISSRLHRLSRNLSNLEIPKSESLLESGTEAAASICNSFPVDSSVSTEVHLPSEQEYMFPKQNLFDEDHEETEEETIPEESILKRINSLKGMKSYQLGKQLSCKWTTGAGPRIGCVRDYPSELQFRALEHVNLSPRKANRPISYFSPRITNVSSPTLLSPTTCGGEVAATLSPAAFDRTSLLSRSFKPARTQSSPLFVGSRLVE, from the exons ATGGGAATTTCCTTTTCTTGCCCATTTTCTGAGGAATGTGATTTGGAAAGTGGGTTAGAATCAGTAACTGTAAAGTCGATCAGTTTTGGAGATGATGAAGTAAAAACTCCAGTTAGATCAGTTAGTTTCAACCGCGGTGATGCAGAACCTTCGATAATGAGAGCCTTAGGTTCTGGAAAGATGACATTAGAAGCTTCTGTTAGCTTTAAAGGGGATGAGTTAAAGAAAATGGGTTTGCTTAAACAAAAGAGTATTGTCATTACATCAGTTAGCTCCCTTTGCAAAGAAGTGGACATTGGATCAGTCAGCTCCATTAGCAAAGAAATGGACATTCAATCCCCGAGATCGGATAGTTTGGTGGGGATGATCCGACCCTTTCAAACAGATTTCACCAACCCCAAACACATGGCGGCAATTAAGTTGCAGAAAGTGTACAAAAGCTTTCGGACCAGAAGAAAGCTAGCAGATTGTGCAGTTCTAGTTGAGCAAAGCTG GTGGAAGCTATTAGATTTCGCTGAGCTCAAGCGCAGTTCTATATCATTCTTTGAAATTGAGAAACATGAAACTGCCATTTCGCGTTGGTCTAGAGCAAGGACCAGAGCTGCCAAG GTTGGAAAGGGTTTATCAAAGAATAGTAAAGCACAAAAACTTGCTTTGCAGCACTGGCTCGAAGCG ATTGACCCAAGGCACCGATATGGACACAACCTACACTTTTATTACGTTAAGTGGCTTCATTGCCAGAGTAGAGAACCATTCTTCTACTGGCTAGATATAGGAGAAGGGAAGGAAGTGAATCTTGAAAAATGCCCTCGATCAAAACTTCAACAGCAGTGTATCAAGTATCTTGGACCG ATGGAAAGAATGGCCTATGAAGTTGTCGTGGAGGATGGAAGATTATTCTACAAGCAATCAGGGGAGCTCCTCCATACATTTGGAGAAAACGAGGATGCCAAATGGATTTTTGTTCTCAGTACTTCAAAAATCTTATATGTTGGCAAGAAACAGAAGGGAACCTTTCAGCACTCCAGTTTTTTGGCTGGAGGAGCCACATCTGCTGCTGGGAGATTAGTTATTGAGAATGGTATCATCAAG GCAGTTTGGCCTCACAGTGGTCATTATAGACCAACAGAAGAGAATTTCAGAGACTTTGTTTCATTCCTTGAAGAGAACAATGTGGATCTCACTGATGTTAAG ATGAGTCCAGTTGATGAAGAAGAAGATTCACTCAGCAAGAAAAGAATCAGCGCTCATCTGAGAAGCTACTCAGCTGAAGAGGAGTCCATCCCAGATTTATGTGATTTGAAAACTGAAAATCCCATTGTTCGAGACTCGAGTAGGGAGACTGATTCAATGGTGCAAGCTGTTGCAATGGAATCAAAGATATCAAGCCGGCTCCACAGGCTTAGCAGAAATTTATCTAATCTAGAAATACCAAAAAGTGAAAGTTTGCTTGAGAGTGGAACTGAAGCAGCTGCTTCAATTTGCAACAGTTTCCCTGTGGATTCTTCAGTATCAACAGAAGTACATCTACCATCAGAACAGGAATACATGTTTCCAAAGCAGAATTTGTTCGATGAAGACCATGAAGAGACTGAGGAAGAAACCATTCCTGAAGAATCGATTCTCAAAAGGATTAACTCACTCAAAGGAATGAAATCATATCAATTGGGAAAGCAGTTATCCTGCAAATGGACAACAGGAGCTGGACCTCGCATTGGTTGCGTGAGGGACTACCCTTCAGAGCTCCAGTTTCGAGCTCTAGAGCATGTCAACTTGTCTCCAAGAAAGGCTAACCGTCCTATATCATACTTCTCTCCCCGGATCACTAATGTATCAAGTCCAACACTGCTGTCACCCACAACATGTGGCGGGGAGGTGGCGGCAACCTTAAGTCCAGCCGCATTTGATAGAACAAGCTTGTTATCCAGAAGCTTTAAGCCTGCTAGAACACAGTCTTCCCCATTGTTTGTAGGAAGTAGACTAGTAGAGTAA
- the LOC101307187 gene encoding protochlorophyllide-dependent translocon component 52, chloroplastic-like, translating to METLRVSSVPSLQIPSKFDKTQSKKLTFLGFNQSPSSSFSLVQRYKATFKASSIAVDTETPTAPEAETHTQDDKFDWYAHWYPLMPVCDLDKRVPHAKKVLGIDVVVWWDKNESAWKVFEDACPHRLAPLSEGRIDQWGRLQCVYHGWCFNGSGDCKFIPQAPKDGPPIHTSKRACVGTYPSTVQNGMVWFWPSSDPQYKDILAEKKPPYIPEIDDPSYASLMGNREIPYGYEVLIENLMDPAHVPYAHYGIMQTRQPKEKADREGGRPLDLHIRKLDINGFIAEQNPGHSRFLPPCVFCVSIFSPIDHVNGAAASSPGTEKLSNEKVSSLQKGQKEALLIFICVPVSPGNSRLIWTFPRNFGVWIDRIVPRWIFHVGQNLILDSDLYLLHIEERKIMDVGPTQWQKACFVPTKSDALVVGFRKWLNKYAGGQVDWRGKFTGALPPTPPKEQLLDRYRSHVLNCSSCNAAHKALGMLEVVLQVLSFGLLGIVAAIKQGVLSSMVARTALVATALLCFAGSKWLAHFIYKNFHFHDYNHALV from the exons ATGGAAACTCTGAGAGTTTCATCTGTTCCATCATTACAAATTCCATCTAAATTTGATAAAACCCAATCAAAGAAACTCACTTTCTTGGGTTTTAATCAATCACCCAGTTCATCTTTCTCATTGGTTCAAAGATACAAAGCAACATTCAAGGCATCCTCTATTGCAGTTGACACTGAAACCCCAACTGCACCAGAAGCTGAAACTCACACCCAAGATGACAAATTTGACTGGTATGCCCATTGGTACCCATTGATGCCAGTCTGTGACCTTGACAAGAGAGTCCCACATGCAAAGAAAGTTCTGGGTATTGATGTGGTGGTGTGGTGGGACAAAAATGAAAGTGCATGGAAGGTGTTTGAGGATGCATGTCCTCACAGATTGGCTCCATTGTCTGAAGGGAGGATTGATCAGTGGGGAAGGTTGCAGTGTGTTTATCATGGCTGGTGTTTTAATGGCTCTGGTGACTGCAAGTTCATTCCTCAAGCACCTAAGGATGGCCCTCCG ATTCACACTTCCAAGAGAGCATGTGTAGGTACTTATCCAAGTACCGTGCAGAATGGAATGGTGTGGTTCTGGCCAAGTTCTGATCCTCAATACAAAGATATTCTTGCAGAGAAAAAGCCTCCCTACATACCGGAAATAGATGATCCATCATATGCTAGCTTGATGGGTAATAGGGAGATACCTTATGG GTACGAGGTCTTGATTGAAAATCTTATGGACCCTGCTCATGTTCCATATGCACATTATGGAATAATGCAAACTCGACAACCCAAAG AAAAAGCTGATAGAGAAGGGGGCAGACCATTGGACTTGCATATTCGTAAGTTAGACATAAATGGTTTCATCGCAGAGCAGAATCCAGGTCACAGTAGATTTCTGCCGCCATGTGTGTTTTGCGTTTCTATCTTTAGTCCCATTGACCATGTTAACGGGGCTGCAGCATCCTCACCTGGAACTGAAAAGCTGAGCAATGAAAAG GTATCATCCCTCCAAAAGGGCCAAAAGGAAGCTCTGTTAATTTTTATCTGTGTTCCAGTTAGTCCAGGTAATAGCAGATTGATATGGACTTTCCCAAGAAACTTTGGAGTTTGGATTGACAGGATTGTTCCACGATGGATATTTCATGTTGGACAAAACCTGATTCTGGACTCAGATTTATATTTGCTTCATATTGAG GAACGTAAGATAATGGATGTCGGCCCTACCCAGTGGCAGAAAGCCTGTTTTGTGCCAACAAAGTCAGATGCGCTTGTTGTTGGTTTCCGAAAGTGGTTAAACAAGTATGCGGGTGGTCAGGTGGATTGGAGAGGCAAGTTCACTGGGGCTCTTCCGCCCACTCCTCCTAAAGAACAGTTGTTGGACAG GTACCGGTCTCATGTGCTCAACTGCAGCAGTTGCAATGCTGCCCACAAAGCTCTAGGCATGCTTGAAGTCGTATTGCAGGTCCTCTCCTTTGGTTTATTAGGTATTGTTGCTGCAATCAAGCAAGGAGTACTATCATCAATGGTTGCAAGAACTGCGCTAGTTGCAACAGCTCTACTATGCTTTGCAGGATCAAAATGGTTGGCGCATTTTATCTACAAAAACTTTCACTTTCACGACTACAACCATGCCCTTGTGTAA
- the LOC101307473 gene encoding TMV resistance protein N-like, protein MNEEEGLELFSQHAFGKHSPDEDYIELSRRVVMYCGGLPLALEVLGSFLFKKSAREWESTLKKLENVPDVRIQSKLRISFDAIDESQKNIFLHISCYFIGMDKNYVMEILKGCGFYPETDISVLQQRCLVTVSEKNKLMMHDLLRDMGREVVREESPNSPERRSRLWRREDVIDVLTDESGTEVTEGLSLNLQRSESSDNMCTVSTKAFRNMKRLKLLQLNYLHLKGDYDNFPKKLSWLCLRGYSAQVIPIGFLNERKLVSIDLRYSNLELFWHTRRLVKLVILNLSHSRYLRQSSNFSQVPFLQYLVLKDCVRLSKIDESIGSLSGLALLNLKGCTMLKNLPEDFYKLRCVRTLVLSGCSRFKHLSTNIGNMTRLETLLISGTAISEVPSTVDNLKWLKFSSRHGLSGLQRHFHA, encoded by the exons ATGAATGAAGAAGAAGGTCTTGAGCTCTTCAGTCAGCATGCCTTTGGAAAGCATTCTCCTGATGAAGACTATATTGAACTCTCAAGAAGGGTGGTTATGTACTGTGGAGGTTTACCACTGGCTCTTGAAGTTTTAGGGTCTTTTCTGTTTAAAAAGAGTGCAAGAGAATGGGAAAGCACACTGAAGAAATTGGAAAACGTTCCTGATGTCAGAATTCAGTCAAAGCTCAGAATAAGCTTTGATGCAATTGATGAGAGCCAGAAGAACATATTCCTCCATATATCTTGTTACTTCATTGGAATGGACAAGAATTATGTCATGGAAATACTAAAAGGCTGTGGTTTTTATCCAGAAACAGATATCAGTGTCCTGCAGCAACGTTGCCTTGTAACTGTCAGTGAGAAAAACAAGCTCATGATGCATGATCTGCTTCGAGACATGGGCAGAGAAGTTGTTCGTGAAGAATCCCCTAACAGCCCTGAAAGACGCAGTAGATTGTGGCGTCGGGAAGATGTAATAGATGTATTGACAGATGAATCT GGAACTGAAGTGACTGAAGGACTCTCTCTAAATTTGCAAAGATCTGAGTCATCTGACAACATGTGTACTGTCAGTACAAAAGCGTTTAGAAACATGAAGAGGCTGAAATTGCTCCAACTCAACTATTTGCATCTCAAGGGAGACTACGACAACTTCCCCAAAAAGTTGAGCTGGCTCTGCTTGCGAGGATACTCTGCCCAGGTCATACCTATTGGGTTTCTTAATGAGAGAAAACTGGTTTCTATCGACCTGCGGTACAGCAATCTCGAACTTTTTTGGCATACCAGG CGCCTTGTGAAATTGGTGATACTTAATCTCAGTCATTCACGTTACCTAAGACAATCATCAAACTTTTCACAAGTCCCATTTCTACAGTATCTGGTCCTTAAAGACTGTGTGAGATTGTCAAAAATTGACGAGTCCATTGGAAGTCTTTCTGGACTTGCATTGCTAAATCTGAAAGGTTGCACGATGCTCAAGAACCTTCCGGAGGATTTCTATAAGTTGCGTTGTGTTAGGACTCTTGTTCTCTCTGGCTGTTCGAGATTTAAGCATTTGAGCACGAATATAGGAAATATGACTCGTTTGGAAACTCTTCTTATAAGTGGCACAGCTATAAGTGAAGTACCATCCACAGTAGATAACTTGAAATGGCTGAAATTTTCATCTCGACATGGCCTGAGTGGACTACAACGTCATTTCCATGCATGA
- the LOC101291911 gene encoding TMV resistance protein N-like, whose product MKPSSSSSPPPSISPSWRHWKYDVFLSFRGEDTRRTFTDHLYAALERAGVWTFRDAEGLRRGEYIAETLMCVILECRISLIVFSENYADSHWCLEELVQIMDCRRTQKQLVFPIFYHVVPSHVRKQVGSFGKAFEKHEAKLLTEGRDKIPRWRAVLREAASLAGFDIADRHEAEFINSIVDEICRRLTNTYLNLAVYPVGIDSRVEDISNSLCVGVGDDVRMVGIWGMGGSGKTTLAKAIYNKFYHHFDSKSFLADVRETAKDSRGKIYLQERLLSDVLTPTKIEP is encoded by the exons ATGAAGCCGTCGTCGTCCTCGTCGCCGCCCCCATCAATTTCCCCTTCCTGGAGACACTGGAAGTACGATGTGTTCTTGAGCTTCAGAGGTGAAGACACACGCAGGACCTTCACGGACCACCTCTACGCGGCACTAGAACGTGCGGGAGTCTGGACGTTTAGGGATGCGGAGGGACTAAGGAGAGGTGAATACATAGCTGAAACATTAATGTGTGTAATCCTAGAGTGTAGGATCTCTCTCATTGTCTTCTCAGAGAATTACGCGGATTCACATTGGTGTCTCGAGGAGCTGGTGCAGATCATGGACTGTAGAAGAACACAAAAGCAACTGGTTTTCCCCATATTCTATCACGTTGTTCCTTCACATGTCAGGAAGCAGGTAGGTAGTTTTGGCAAGGCATTTGAGAAACATGAAGCTAAACTATTAACTGAAGGTAGAGATAAGATACCCAGGTGGAGAGCTGTTCTCAGAGAAGCTGCAAGTTTGGCTGGCTTCGATATTGCTGATAG GCATGAAGCAGAGTTTATTAACAGCATTGTTGACGAGATATGCAGACGGCTAACCAACACATACTTGAACTTAGCTGTCTACCCAGTTGGAATAGATTCTCGTGTTGAAGATATCAGTAATTCTTTGTGTGTTGGAGTAGGTGATGATGTTCGCATGGTTGGAATTTGGGGTATGGGTGGATCCGGCAAAACAACACTTGCCAAAGCCATCTATAACAAATTTTATCATCACTTTGACAGTAAAAGTTTCCTAGCGGATGTTAGGGAGACTGCAAAGGATTCACGTGGTAAGATTTATCTGCAAGAAAGACTGCTTTCTGATGTCCTAACACCAACCAAGATAGAG CCGTGA
- the LOC101292203 gene encoding uncharacterized protein LOC101292203, producing MKKESSSSPSSEPIGQNMIKLISNLCFSLFVFFVLIITVIAITYQPPDPWLQSAPALTKLFTDSENATFKNDNSVLKTGEDFIAPAAPPDSRITEAVIQAAEANLSSSPQLDSSCGDLETVNCSDPRALIAVEKFNLKLFKTIVFLGYQTPVNGSKSDECDVLWRFRNKKEKSWRKYRDFRRFQFGFGVNCSYKVVHAGGWHSGVNARRAAQRSRAGKGANVSRIAPAGRDEEINDTIPSLGERNFRRGKYLYYSRGGDYCKGMNQYMWSFLCGLGEAMYLNRTFVVDLSVCLSRSYNPSGKDEEGKDFRYYFDFEHLKEVAPIVEEGEFLRDWKKWDRSHKRKLPVKKVVSHKTTPMQLKKDRNTVLWRQFDAPEPENYWYRVCEGEAAKYVQRPWHALWKSKRLMNIVSEISGRMDWDFDALHVVRGEKAKNTQLWPHLDYDTSPDQLLEKVKGMVQPWRNLYIATNEPFYNYFDKLRSQYKVHLLDDYKELWSNTSEWYNETTTLNNGHPVEFDGYMRVEVDTEVLYRAKTRVETFYNLTKDCKDGVFTC from the coding sequence ATGAAGAAAGAATCATCATCAAGTCCCAGCAGTGAGCCCATCGGGCAGAACATGATAAAGCTGATCAGCAATCTCTGCTTCTCACTCTTCGTCTTCTTTGTCCTCATCATCACCGTGATCGCCATCACCTACCAACCCCCAGATCCATGGCTCCAGTCCGCTCCCGCCCTCACAAAGCTCTTCACCGACTCCGAGAACGCTACTTTCAAGAATGACAATTCTGTCCTCAAGACCGGCGAGGATTTCATCGCCCCGGCTGCCCCTCCGGACAGCCGGATCACCGAGGCGGTCATCCAGGCCGCCGAGGCCAACCTCTCCAGCTCCCCACAGCTCGACTCGAGCTGTGGGGATCTGGAGACAGTCAACTGCTCAGACCCAAGAGCTCTGATTGCGGTTGAGAAGTTCAATCTTAAGCTATTCAAGACGATCGTGTTCTTGGGGTATCAGACGCCGGTTAATGGGTCGAAGAGTGACGAGTGTGATGTGCTGTGGAGGTTTCGGAACAAGAAGGAGAAGTCTTGGAGGAAGTACAGGGATTTCAGGAGGTTTCAGTTCGGGTTTGGAGTGAATTGCAGTTACAAGGTGGTGCACGCCGGAGGGTGGCATTCCGGTGTGAATGCGCGACGTGCGGCACAGAGGAGTAGGGCTGGAAAGGGTGCAAATGTAAGCAGGATTGCTCCAGCGGGGCGTGATGAGGAGATCAATGATACTATACCGAGCTTGGGGGAGAGGAATTTTAGGAGGGGGAAGTACTTGTACTACTCGAGAGGAGGGGATTACTGCAAGGGAATGAATCAGTACATGTGGAGTTTCTTGTGTGGTTTAGGGGAGGCAATGTACTTGAACAGGACATTTGTGGTGGATTTGAGTGTGTGCTTGTCGCGGAGTTATAATCCGAGTGGTAAGGATGAGGAGGGGAAGGATTTTCGGTATTATTTTGATTTCGAGCATTTGAAGGAGGTTGCGCCGATTGTGGAGGAGGGTGAGTTTTTGAGGGATTGGAAGAAGTGGGATAGGAGTCATAAGAGGAAGCTGCCTGTTAAGAAGGTTGTGAGCCATAAGACTACACCAATGCAACTCAAGAAAGATAGGAACACGGTTTTATGGAGGCAGTTTGATGCGCCGGAGCCAGAGAATTACTGGTACAGGGTGTGCGAAGGGGAAGCTGCCAAGTACGTTCAGAGGCCGTGGCATGCTTTGTGGAAGTCAAAGAGACTGATGAACATTGTTTCGGAGATCAGCGGGCGAATGGATTGGGATTTTGATGCTCTTCATGTGGTGCGAGGGGAGAAGGCTAAGAATACACAGCTCTGGCCTCATCTGGATTATGATACATCCCCTGACCAGCTACTTGAGAAGGTCAAGGGTATGGTTCAGCCTTGGAGGAATCTGTATATAGCCACCAATGAACCGTTTTATAATTACTTTGACAAACTGAGGTCTCAGTACAAGGTTCATTTGCTTGATGATTACAAGGAGTTGTGGAGTAACACAAGCGAGTGGTACAATGAGACTACAACTCTGAACAATGGACATCCAGTTGAGTTTGATGGGTACATGAGGGTAGAGGTGGACACTGAGGTTCTTTACAGGGCAAAGACGCGAGTCGAAACATTCTATAATTTGACAAAAGATTGCAAGGATGGAGTCTTCACATGCTGA
- the LOC101308065 gene encoding dihydrolipoyllysine-residue acetyltransferase component of acetoin cleaving system-like, which yields MASTSAPALSLSKLDFPFLSSQRNMRIAPLSLTFSKGNLHQFQMPGRISKFDGSRSNGFVLFSSVNGQIEANNAPEVQVQSSFWNWKGYSIRYQHAGNNGPALVLVHGFGANSDHWRKNISVLARAHRVYSIDLIGYGYSDKPNPRQFGESPFYTFDTWATQINEFCIDVVKDEAFFICNSIGGLVGLQAAFMEPQICKGLMLINISLRMLHIKKQPWFGRPLIKSFQNLLRNTAVGKYFFKTVATPESVRNILRQCYHDTSQVTDELVEKILLPGLEPGAVDVFLEFICYSDGPLPEELLPKVKCPVLIVWGDKDPWEPIELGRAYGNFESVEDFVVLPNVGHCPQDEAPDLVNPLVESFVARHAALSSSIS from the exons ATGGCAAGTACTAGTGCTCCTGCTCTGTCTTTGTCAAAACTGGATTTTCCATTTCTGTCATCTCAAAGAAACATGAGGATAGCTCCACTTTCACTCACTTTCAGCAAAGGAAACCTCCATCAATTTCAGATGCCTGGTCGCATTTCTAAGTTTGATGGGTCGAGATCAAATGGGTTTGTGTTATTTTCTTCTGTAAATGGTCAAATCGAAGCCAACAATGCTCCTGAGGTCCAAGTTCAAAGCAG TTTTTGGAACTGGAAGGGTTATTCTATCCGCTATCAACATGCTGGCAACAATGGCCCGGCTTTAGTATTAGTTCATGGTTTTGGAGCAAACAG TGACCATTGGAGAAAAAATATTTCAGTTCTAGCAAGAGCACATAGGGTGTACTCTATTGATCTCATTGGTTATGGGTACTCGGACAAACCAAATCCTCGTCAGTTTGGTGAAAGTCCCTTTTACACATTTGATACATGGGCCACTCAGATAAATGAATTTTGCATTGATGTGGTCAAGGATGAAGCATTCTTCATATGCAACTCTATTGGAG GTCTTGTTGGTCTTCAGGCAGCATTTATGGAGCCACAGATATGCAAGGGTCTAATGCTTATAAATATATCTCTTCGTATGCTTCATATTAAAAAGCAGCCTTGGTTTGGGAGACCATTGATAAAATCATTTCAGAACTTACTGAG AAATACTGCTGTTGGAAAATACTTTTTCAAAACTGTTGCCACACCAGAGTCTGTGAGGAATATCCTTCGCCAG TGCTACCATGATACCTCCCAAGTGACAGATGAACTAGTTGAAAAAATTCTTCTTCCAGGACTTGAACCTGGTGCCGTAGACGTGTTTTTGGAGTTCATTTGTTATTCAGATGGCCCTCTACCTGAGGAACTATTACCTAAAGTCAAG TGTCCTGTTTTGATAGTGTGGGGTGACAAGGATCCATGGGAACCTATTGAGCTTGGACGTGCTTATGGGAATTTTGAATCTGTAGAAGACTTTGTTGTTCTTCCTAATGTTGGCCACTGCCCTCAG GATGAGGCGCCTGATCTTGTAAATCCACTGGTTGAGTCATTTGTGGCACGCCATGCTGCACTCTCATCCAGTATTTCATAA
- the LOC101292497 gene encoding zinc finger MYM-type protein 1-like: MTDHRKPKRYKSLFSWFQKTDTPPSGSESGSVSENRRGTENSVHDVPRDVPLVSSISIPVEECRSERIEVGGFDITSLERDPGLRRPCQGRKFNHKWFKDWPWLEYSAQMDKAYCFPCFLFDRYPSHHPAFTEHGFQGWKNIMSKQSGILKHMGGINSPQNTAMHKWETLRNPTKHIERVISTHSSQEAANHRLRLIATIECVRLLAKQGCAFRGNDKSADSTNRGNFDAILSSFGRMNLEVQRVFDNALGNAKYTSPLIQKQIANILGNKVREKIRDEVGSAKFCILVDEVVDASSKEQMAIILRFVNCHGFIRERFFKILSVADTCSQTLYSEISKVLTHNDLQIENMGGQGYDGASNMRDEFNGLQALFREKCLYAYYVHCFAHRLQLALNAAAKGVDDIYTFFDTLSFVVNFVDSSAKRHSALKATREEEIAELVAAGKLQIGTGANQACTLQRAGATRWGSHFRSITSLINLFGATRTTLAELAANGPKKIQAEAKNVDN; the protein is encoded by the exons ATGACTGATCATCGAAAGCCCAAGCGATATAAAAGTCTTTTCTCATGGTTTCAAAAAACTGATACCCCTCCAAGTGGTAGTGAGAGTGGGAGTGTGAGTGAGAATAGACGTGGGACTGAAAATTCTGTGCATGATGTCCCCAGGGATGTCCCTTTAGTTTCTTCTATATCTATACCAGTAGAAGAGTGTCGTAGTGAAAGAATTGAGGTAGGAGGGTTTGATATTACATCTCTTGAGCGTGATCCAGGATTACGACGTCCAT GCCAAGGTCGAAAATTTAATCACAAGTGGTTTAAAGATTGGCCTTGGCTTGAGTATTCTGCACAAATGGACAAAGCATATTGCTTCCCTTGCTTCTTATTTGATAGATATCCATCCCACCATCCAGCATTCACTGAGCATGGGTTTCAAGGTTGGAAGAATATTATGTCAAAGCAATCTGGCATTCTTAAACACATGGGAGGTATAAATTCACCACAAAATACTGCCATGCACAAGTGGGAGACACTAAGAAACCCAACTAAGCATATTGAGAGAGTCATTAGCACACATTCATCCCAAGAAGCAGCAAATCACCGACTTCGGCTTATTGCTACTATAGAATGTGTAAGGTTGTTAGCCAAACAAGGATGTGCTTTTAGAGGGAATGATAAGTCGGCAGATTCAACTAATCGTGGAAACTTCGATGCAATTTTGAGTTCATTTGGAAGAATGAATCTAGAAGTTCAAAGGGTGTTTGATAATGCTCTTGGAAATGCCAAGTATACTTCTCCATTAATACAGAAACAAATTGCAAATATATTAGGCAACAAAGTTAGAGAGAAGATTCGAGATGAAGTTGGATCAGCCAAATTTTGTATCTTGGTTGATGAAGTGGTTGATGCATCTAGTAAGGAGCAAATGGCTATCATACTTCGATTTGTTAATTGTCATGGGTTTATTAGAGAAAGGTTTTTCAAAATTCTTAGTGTTGCAGACACTTGTTCTCAGACTTTATATTCTGAGATATCTAAAGTCCTTACTCACAATGATCTTCAAATAGAAAATATGGGTGGTCAAGGATATGATGGTGCTAGTAACATGCGGGATGAATTTAATGGTTTACAAGCTTTGTTTCGTGAAAAGTGTCTGTATGCATATTATGTGCATTGCTTTGCTCATCGCTTGCAATTAGCTTTAAATGCCGCTGCCAAAGGGGTGGATGATATTTATACATTTTTTGATACATTAAGCTTCGTTGTGAATTTTGTAGATTCTTCTGCAAAGAGACATTCAGCTTTGAAAGCTACCAGAGAAGAAGAGATTGCAGAATTAGTGGCTGCTGGCAAACTTCAAATAGGTACAGGGGCTAATCAAGCTTGCACTTTGCAACGAGCAGGGGCAACTCGTTGGGGTTCACATTTTCGCTCTATAACAAGTTTGATTAATCTATTTGGAGCTACCCGAACAACTCTTGCAGAACTGGCTGCAAATGGACCAAAAAAGATACAAGCAGAAGCAAAGAATGTGG ATAACTGA